From Acidobacteriota bacterium, the proteins below share one genomic window:
- a CDS encoding PIN domain-containing protein has product MNAVFADTSALFALLNAKDENHGRAARAFATLRTRQSPLVSTSFVLVETYALVGRRLGLNAVRSFRTDFAPLLEVVWVDDTLHNGGLDLLLDRQKRTLSLVDAVSFVTMRQRDMNDAFAFDPHFEQEGFSLVN; this is encoded by the coding sequence GTGAACGCGGTCTTCGCGGATACGTCGGCACTCTTCGCCTTGCTAAATGCAAAGGACGAGAATCACGGCCGCGCGGCGCGTGCGTTCGCGACGCTCCGCACCCGTCAGTCGCCGCTCGTGTCGACGTCCTTCGTGCTCGTGGAAACCTACGCGCTCGTTGGGCGGCGCCTCGGCCTCAACGCAGTACGAAGTTTTCGGACGGATTTTGCGCCGTTGCTCGAGGTCGTGTGGGTCGACGACACGCTCCACAACGGCGGGCTGGATCTGTTGCTCGATCGACAGAAGCGCACGCTGAGCCTCGTTGATGCCGTTTCTTTCGTCACGATGCGTCAGAGAGACATGAACGACGCATTCGCCTTCGATCCACACTTCGAGCAGGAGGGGTTCTCGCTGGTCAACTGA
- a CDS encoding DEAD/DEAH box helicase gives MSIVPAAPSTFADLGLSPVLCHALVRLGYAQPTPVQAASIPIVLTGRDLFARAQTGTGKTAAFALPMIDRLHAATDRAARPRGPRGLVLVPTRELAVQVDRAVARYGATARVRTAVIFGGVSMVHQLRALAQRPDIVVATPGRLIDHVQRRSIDLSAVEILVVDEADRMMDVGFLPAIRRLTAALPKDRQTLLFSATLPRDVVALAADMTRSPEHVDVGEKMVAPTVTHHVHPVADHRKPDLLARVLAQAPVGQALVFCRTKRGSDRVGRHLDGLGIATSVIHGNKSQSARTRALDGFRTGRVRVLVATDIAARGLDIAQLPLVVNYDLPMVAQDYVHRIGRTGRAGVTGRAVSLVGPNDRDMLSDIERLVRTGIERVSVEGFEAGAEQARPAPPTAFRRHSSPRGPAGRRRFGARPARRHA, from the coding sequence ATGTCCATCGTTCCAGCCGCGCCGTCCACGTTCGCTGATCTCGGTCTGTCCCCCGTGCTCTGCCATGCGCTCGTTCGTCTCGGGTACGCGCAGCCGACGCCCGTGCAGGCTGCATCGATTCCCATCGTGCTCACGGGCCGTGACCTCTTTGCTCGCGCGCAGACCGGCACGGGGAAGACGGCCGCCTTCGCGTTGCCGATGATCGATCGGCTGCATGCCGCGACCGACCGGGCGGCGCGGCCGCGTGGTCCCCGCGGCCTCGTGCTCGTGCCCACTCGTGAGCTCGCCGTGCAGGTCGATCGTGCCGTCGCGCGCTACGGTGCGACGGCTCGCGTGCGCACCGCCGTCATCTTCGGCGGCGTGTCGATGGTCCACCAGTTGCGCGCCCTCGCGCAGCGGCCCGACATCGTCGTCGCGACGCCGGGGCGGCTGATCGATCACGTGCAGCGTCGATCGATCGACCTGTCGGCGGTCGAGATCCTGGTCGTCGACGAGGCCGATCGCATGATGGACGTCGGCTTCCTGCCGGCGATCCGCCGCTTGACGGCCGCGCTGCCGAAGGATCGCCAGACGCTCCTGTTCTCGGCGACGCTCCCGCGGGACGTCGTCGCGCTCGCCGCCGACATGACGCGATCGCCCGAGCACGTCGACGTGGGCGAGAAGATGGTGGCGCCCACGGTCACGCACCACGTGCATCCGGTGGCGGATCACCGGAAGCCGGACCTGCTCGCGCGCGTGCTGGCGCAGGCGCCGGTGGGACAGGCGCTGGTGTTCTGCCGGACGAAGCGCGGCTCGGATCGCGTCGGCCGGCACCTGGACGGTCTCGGGATCGCGACGTCGGTGATCCACGGCAACAAGAGCCAGTCGGCGCGCACGCGCGCGCTCGACGGGTTCCGCACTGGCCGCGTGCGCGTGCTCGTCGCGACCGACATCGCCGCGCGCGGTCTCGACATCGCGCAGTTGCCGCTCGTCGTCAACTACGACCTCCCGATGGTCGCGCAGGACTACGTGCACCGGATCGGCCGGACAGGACGCGCGGGCGTCACCGGGCGCGCGGTGTCGCTCGTGGGGCCGAACGATCGCGACATGCTGTCGGACATCGAGCGTCTCGTGCGGACTGGGATCGAACGCGTCTCGGTCGAGGGGTTCGAGGCTGGTGCCGAACAGGCGCGTCCCGCTCCGCCCACGGCATTCCGGCGCCATTCGTCACCGCGCGGGCCCGCCGGGCGGCGTCGGTTTGGCGCTCGGCCCGCTCGCCGGCACGCGTAG
- a CDS encoding OsmC family peroxiredoxin: MAQFSRHVSVDWNGTLMDGKGVAKAGTGAFTLPVTFPQRIGESGGATSPEELIAAAHAACYAMVVAGTMARNNITAKAHHVTCTVTADKTDAGITITTSHLDVVAEGVQGADAAKFTQLVTEAEKGCPVSRALRGGTMNIEVKVSVR; this comes from the coding sequence ATGGCACAGTTCTCACGGCACGTCTCGGTCGATTGGAACGGCACGCTCATGGACGGGAAGGGCGTGGCGAAGGCCGGTACCGGCGCGTTCACGCTGCCGGTCACGTTTCCGCAGCGCATCGGCGAATCGGGCGGCGCGACCAGTCCCGAAGAGTTGATCGCCGCCGCGCATGCCGCCTGCTACGCCATGGTCGTGGCCGGCACGATGGCGCGCAACAACATCACGGCGAAGGCGCACCACGTGACCTGCACCGTCACGGCCGACAAGACCGACGCCGGCATCACGATCACGACGTCGCATCTCGACGTCGTCGCCGAAGGGGTGCAGGGCGCCGATGCGGCGAAGTTCACGCAGCTCGTGACGGAGGCCGAGAAGGGTTGTCCTGTGTCGCGCGCGCTGCGCGGCGGGACGATGAACATCGAGGTGAAGGTCAGCGTGAGGTAG
- a CDS encoding ribbon-helix-helix protein, CopG family, with protein sequence MIRTQIQLTDQQARRLRSEARERGVSLAELIRRYVEKGLSEGTSDRGALYARAARVVGRFPDRHGAHDVSTEHDRYLDEAFE encoded by the coding sequence ATGATTCGGACTCAGATTCAGCTGACCGATCAGCAAGCCCGGCGTCTGCGCTCAGAAGCTCGAGAACGGGGCGTATCACTTGCCGAATTGATCCGGCGCTATGTCGAGAAAGGGCTCTCGGAAGGAACATCCGATCGCGGCGCGCTATATGCCCGGGCAGCACGTGTCGTCGGTCGATTCCCTGATCGACATGGCGCTCATGACGTCTCGACCGAACACGATCGTTACCTGGACGAGGCGTTCGAGTGA
- the cas7u gene encoding type I-U CRISPR-associated protein Cas7 produces the protein MKIDRLNQMVVEDAALRRRQTLQPMGGKGDKIFPPTYPGEGRNAPPRHVYERRRVNGQDVWCVLVDSVQSQANRLEESLLGAVRDGVSVPYVVVDFTGTGLEGITAVTSLDAPHRVYDAILRDSLLNDEPFMNSVAGKRLAKAKPEDASSLLEISPTALLFGAWHSTGEGGGLGAKFARCLTSEIMAIDVPVEFQDAGRGGRYLIRTADRLTTFDPVTAAWRPGSRIDPLGISRQVEIFRSAKDASDWTAFEKNAAKEKDGTAILYTRKKGDKAGKPAVINHGNIKPSLQPLGITCDRLEHSFVLSFAALRRLRFGDPARDVAARSFLAALGLVALVEQDARGYALRSRCDLVCDGRLPLEVVHPDGAVESIALDREAARNLYKSALEAMKKVGFDLSAEPLRLTPQDKLVEIVRKSQDLALAGKGEEAEKDEAAER, from the coding sequence ATGAAAATCGACAGACTCAATCAGATGGTTGTCGAAGACGCCGCGCTGAGAAGAAGACAGACTCTTCAGCCAATGGGGGGCAAGGGCGACAAGATCTTCCCGCCGACCTATCCCGGAGAGGGACGCAATGCTCCGCCGCGTCACGTCTATGAGCGGCGTCGGGTGAATGGGCAGGACGTCTGGTGCGTCCTCGTCGATAGCGTGCAGTCACAGGCGAACCGGCTGGAAGAATCCTTGTTGGGTGCTGTTCGCGATGGCGTGTCTGTTCCGTACGTTGTCGTCGATTTCACTGGCACGGGACTGGAGGGCATCACCGCAGTCACGTCGCTCGATGCTCCGCATCGTGTCTACGATGCGATTCTGCGCGACAGCCTTCTGAACGACGAACCTTTCATGAACAGCGTCGCGGGTAAGCGTCTCGCGAAGGCGAAGCCGGAGGATGCATCTTCGTTGCTGGAGATCTCGCCGACGGCGCTGCTCTTCGGAGCGTGGCATTCCACCGGCGAGGGAGGCGGATTGGGCGCGAAATTCGCGCGCTGTCTTACCTCCGAAATCATGGCGATTGACGTGCCTGTCGAATTCCAAGACGCAGGCAGGGGCGGGCGATACCTGATACGGACGGCGGACCGATTGACGACGTTCGATCCGGTCACCGCTGCTTGGCGTCCGGGTAGCCGGATTGATCCGCTCGGCATTTCACGACAGGTCGAGATTTTTAGGAGCGCGAAGGATGCCTCCGATTGGACAGCGTTCGAAAAGAATGCTGCCAAGGAGAAGGACGGTACCGCAATTCTTTACACCCGAAAGAAGGGCGACAAAGCTGGAAAGCCGGCTGTCATCAATCACGGGAACATCAAACCGTCACTGCAGCCGCTTGGCATCACCTGCGACCGTCTTGAGCACAGTTTCGTCCTCAGCTTCGCCGCGCTCCGACGGCTGCGATTCGGCGATCCTGCGAGAGATGTCGCTGCGCGCAGTTTTCTAGCGGCGCTCGGCTTGGTCGCACTCGTCGAGCAGGACGCTCGGGGCTACGCGCTGCGTTCGCGCTGCGATCTGGTGTGTGATGGTCGACTGCCGCTCGAAGTAGTGCATCCCGACGGCGCAGTCGAATCGATCGCGCTGGACCGTGAAGCGGCCAGAAACCTGTACAAGAGCGCGCTTGAAGCCATGAAGAAGGTCGGGTTCGATTTGTCTGCTGAACCGCTTCGCCTCACGCCGCAGGACAAGCTCGTCGAGATTGTCCGCAAGAGTCAGGACCTGGCGCTGGCGGGAAAGGGAGAGGAGGCGGAGAAAGACGAGGCGGCTGAACGATGA
- a CDS encoding DUF4203 domain-containing protein, which produces MLPASYAAPAAAIITLGGVLACFFGYRLFRLVLGIYGFVAGAMIATQMMGPSSSVWTLSVAAVVGGVVGGALMIAAYFIGVGLVGAGLAALALNLGWRLVGGEPPTWLLVVVAVLGALGALSVARLVVILGTATAGAWTIIVGALALMGDRAATRAARTGDVWILYPLDPLPERWWYTVGWVALLVVGAIVQLSTSTRGGRSRARKRKAAA; this is translated from the coding sequence GCCAGCAGCCGCGATCATCACGCTCGGCGGCGTGCTGGCCTGCTTCTTCGGCTACCGGCTGTTCCGGCTCGTGCTCGGCATCTACGGCTTCGTCGCCGGGGCGATGATTGCCACGCAGATGATGGGACCGTCGTCGAGCGTCTGGACGCTGTCGGTGGCGGCCGTGGTCGGCGGCGTGGTGGGCGGCGCGCTGATGATCGCGGCGTACTTCATCGGCGTCGGGCTCGTCGGCGCCGGGCTCGCAGCGCTCGCATTGAACCTCGGGTGGCGGCTGGTCGGCGGCGAGCCGCCGACCTGGCTGCTCGTCGTCGTCGCCGTGCTCGGCGCGCTCGGCGCCCTGTCGGTCGCTCGCTTGGTCGTGATTCTCGGCACCGCGACGGCGGGAGCGTGGACGATCATCGTCGGCGCGCTCGCGCTGATGGGTGATCGCGCGGCTACTCGCGCGGCGAGAACCGGCGACGTCTGGATCCTCTATCCGCTCGACCCGCTGCCGGAGCGGTGGTGGTACACGGTCGGGTGGGTCGCGCTCCTCGTGGTGGGCGCGATCGTGCAGTTGTCCACTTCAACGCGAGGGGGCAGGAGCAGGGCCAGGAAACGAAAGGCGGCCGCGTAG